A genomic window from Microbacterium sp. ET2 includes:
- a CDS encoding rhomboid family intramembrane serine protease, whose protein sequence is MTAAATSPRSTTRWATRALQPLILVAIMWAVTAFDVVLPGSWVRVFGIESWALDGLDGILLAHGLHTGWPHLLANTIPFLVLGVLVALDGIGRFWAVTAIVGVIAGVGTWIVNSPGTITVGASGMVFGYFGYLVVRAFVARSLGHGILYALIALTVIAIYGGSMLAGIFRAADGISWQAHLFGAIGGAIAALALRRARAGTRSRAPEPHSRIR, encoded by the coding sequence ATGACCGCTGCCGCGACCTCGCCGCGATCGACCACCCGCTGGGCGACCCGCGCGCTCCAGCCGCTGATCCTCGTGGCGATCATGTGGGCCGTCACGGCATTCGACGTGGTCCTGCCCGGAAGCTGGGTTCGGGTGTTCGGCATCGAGTCATGGGCTCTCGACGGCCTCGACGGCATCCTGCTCGCCCACGGCCTGCACACCGGGTGGCCGCACCTGCTCGCCAACACGATCCCGTTCCTCGTCCTCGGGGTGCTCGTCGCACTCGACGGCATCGGCCGGTTCTGGGCGGTGACGGCCATCGTCGGGGTGATCGCTGGTGTAGGGACGTGGATCGTGAATTCACCCGGCACCATCACCGTAGGCGCGTCCGGCATGGTCTTCGGCTACTTCGGCTACCTGGTGGTCCGGGCATTCGTGGCGAGGTCGTTGGGCCACGGCATTCTCTACGCGCTTATCGCCCTGACGGTCATCGCCATCTACGGCGGCAGCATGCTGGCCGGGATCTTCCGCGCCGCGGACGGCATCTCTTGGCAGGCGCACCTCTTCGGCGCGATCGGGGGAGCGATCGCGGCGCTCGCCCTTCGCCGAGCGCGCGCCGGCACCCGGTCGAGAGCCCCGGAGCCGCACTCCCGCATCAGGTGA
- a CDS encoding NAD(P)/FAD-dependent oxidoreductase, giving the protein MTADVTVVGGGISGLACARAATARGLSVRVLDRGRRVGGRLSSRTLWGRPVDLGASYFVSDDSDFDSVVRGWADRGLARPWTDTFAVIDADGEQTRKKGPMRWAAPRGLRSLAVDLAEGLDVRTEHTVGRVEPHRIDGDEAGEVVLAMPGPQAARLLDTAPASELTWEPVIAVALRWDGRQWPIDLHGAFVEADPDVSFVADDGDRRGDAAPVLVVHTTAERARRHLHDPATAIPPVLDAARRLLRIDAEPTATFAHRWTFARPVGTTGEPFFRTPGLSACGDAWGDRAAVRTAWGSGHALGRALAET; this is encoded by the coding sequence ATGACAGCGGACGTGACGGTGGTCGGTGGCGGGATCTCCGGACTCGCCTGCGCCCGAGCCGCCACGGCCCGCGGCCTGTCGGTGCGCGTTCTCGACCGCGGCCGCCGTGTCGGTGGGCGTCTCTCGAGCCGAACGCTCTGGGGACGCCCGGTCGATCTCGGCGCCTCCTACTTCGTCTCGGACGATTCGGACTTCGACAGCGTCGTGCGCGGATGGGCGGATCGTGGCCTCGCACGCCCCTGGACCGACACCTTCGCCGTGATCGATGCCGACGGTGAACAGACGCGCAAGAAAGGACCGATGCGCTGGGCTGCGCCGCGAGGGCTGCGATCGCTGGCTGTAGATCTCGCGGAAGGCCTCGATGTGCGCACCGAACACACCGTCGGACGCGTCGAGCCGCACCGCATCGACGGTGACGAAGCCGGCGAGGTCGTTCTTGCGATGCCGGGCCCCCAGGCTGCGCGCCTTCTCGACACGGCTCCCGCCAGCGAGCTGACTTGGGAGCCGGTCATCGCGGTGGCGTTGCGGTGGGACGGCCGGCAATGGCCGATCGACCTGCACGGCGCCTTCGTCGAGGCCGACCCGGACGTGTCGTTCGTCGCCGACGACGGTGACCGCCGGGGCGACGCCGCGCCTGTGCTCGTCGTGCACACGACGGCCGAGCGCGCGCGCAGGCATCTCCACGATCCCGCGACGGCGATCCCGCCCGTGCTCGACGCCGCGCGGCGGTTGCTGCGGATCGACGCCGAACCCACCGCGACGTTCGCCCATCGTTGGACGTTCGCCCGCCCCGTCGGAACGACCGGGGAGCCGTTCTTCCGGACTCCGGGGCTGTCTGCCTGCGGCGATGCCTGGGGTGACCGGGCCGCCGTCCGCACGGCGTGGGGCTCAGGTCACGCACTCGGGAGAGCACTCGCCGAGACGTGA
- a CDS encoding GNAT family N-acetyltransferase, which translates to MGFEIGTATAAEVALMAEWAEAEGWNPGVTDAQAFAVADPRGFLIGRLDGEPVTSISVIGYGDAFGFLGMYIARPEIRGQGLGFLTWQAGMKRMAGRVVALDGVVAQQDNYRRSGFVPAWTNIRYEGAPAAAPPPTGVSLVDARDIPFDRLAAYDRRFFGAPRDAFLAAWVSLPARSARVALRGDEIVGFAVLRDARAASRLGPVFADGAAIASALVSALAEDRGATSVAVDVPGVNPRAVSWARAQQWTPSFETARMYTGEPPRIDTDGLFGITSLELG; encoded by the coding sequence ATGGGATTCGAGATCGGCACGGCGACCGCCGCCGAGGTCGCGTTGATGGCCGAATGGGCCGAGGCCGAAGGGTGGAACCCGGGCGTCACCGACGCGCAGGCGTTCGCCGTCGCCGACCCCCGCGGGTTCCTGATCGGCCGCCTCGACGGCGAGCCCGTGACATCCATCTCGGTCATCGGCTACGGCGACGCGTTCGGGTTCCTCGGCATGTACATCGCCCGCCCCGAGATCCGGGGGCAGGGACTCGGTTTCCTGACCTGGCAGGCCGGGATGAAGCGGATGGCGGGACGCGTCGTCGCGCTGGACGGCGTCGTCGCGCAGCAGGACAACTACCGTCGGTCGGGATTCGTCCCGGCATGGACGAACATCCGGTACGAGGGTGCGCCTGCCGCGGCGCCGCCGCCCACGGGTGTGAGCCTCGTCGATGCGCGCGACATCCCGTTCGACCGCCTCGCCGCCTACGACCGGCGCTTCTTCGGAGCGCCCCGGGACGCCTTCCTCGCAGCGTGGGTGAGCCTGCCGGCCCGCAGCGCCCGGGTCGCCCTGCGCGGCGACGAGATCGTCGGGTTCGCGGTGCTACGCGACGCCCGGGCCGCTTCCCGGCTCGGGCCCGTCTTTGCCGACGGTGCAGCGATCGCCTCCGCCCTCGTCAGCGCGCTCGCGGAGGACCGCGGCGCGACCTCGGTCGCCGTCGACGTGCCCGGCGTCAACCCTCGCGCCGTGTCGTGGGCACGCGCGCAGCAGTGGACGCCGTCGTTCGAGACGGCCCGCATGTACACGGGAGAGCCCCCGCGCATCGACACGGACGGCCTCTTCGGGATCACCAGCCTCGAGCTGGGGTGA
- a CDS encoding SDR family oxidoreductase — MTDTFTPRHAIVTASDSGIGAATAIALAEAGLDVGITWHSDKDGAEKTAEEVRARGSRAVVTQFDATDLEGAARVIDALADELGGVDVFVNNAGGGSGGPFLDLDVEAWRKDVLLNLDGAFVGMQAAARRMVAAAHGGRIIAISSVHEHQPRVGSAAYVAAKHGLGGLVKTMAQELGEHGITVNALGPGEIATPLNDMDAEEAENTHRPGIPLGRPGRPDEIAAVAAFLASPAASYVTGASWVVDGGMLQMGPQAGSHLTSDEWRRAGS, encoded by the coding sequence ATGACTGACACCTTCACTCCTCGGCACGCCATCGTCACCGCCTCCGATTCCGGCATCGGCGCAGCGACCGCCATCGCTCTGGCGGAAGCGGGGCTGGATGTCGGCATCACCTGGCACTCGGACAAGGACGGCGCAGAGAAGACCGCCGAAGAGGTGCGCGCTCGTGGCTCGCGGGCCGTCGTGACGCAGTTCGACGCCACCGATCTCGAAGGCGCCGCACGCGTCATCGACGCCTTGGCCGACGAACTGGGCGGAGTGGACGTCTTCGTCAACAACGCCGGCGGTGGGTCGGGTGGCCCGTTCCTCGATCTCGACGTCGAAGCCTGGCGCAAGGATGTCCTCCTCAACCTCGACGGCGCGTTCGTCGGGATGCAGGCTGCCGCTCGCCGCATGGTCGCGGCGGCCCACGGTGGACGGATCATCGCCATCAGCAGCGTGCACGAACACCAGCCTCGAGTGGGAAGTGCCGCGTACGTCGCGGCGAAGCACGGTCTGGGAGGTCTTGTGAAGACCATGGCGCAGGAGCTCGGCGAGCACGGCATCACCGTCAACGCCCTCGGTCCGGGTGAGATCGCCACGCCTCTGAACGACATGGACGCCGAAGAGGCCGAGAACACGCATCGCCCCGGCATCCCGCTCGGTCGTCCGGGCCGGCCCGACGAGATCGCGGCTGTGGCGGCGTTCCTCGCCTCGCCCGCGGCTTCGTACGTGACGGGCGCGAGCTGGGTCGTCGACGGCGGGATGCTGCAGATGGGACCGCAGGCGGGGTCGCACCTCACGTCCGACGAGTGGCGTCGCGCGGGGAGCTGA
- a CDS encoding SPFH domain-containing protein → MEIAGVVGILIIVGIAVVAAVVIGLVALLFARSWIKVARADEALVISGRKQKVQSTVLAADGSSSSEMSESPVTVIVNGKSLVNPITQRHEIISLRSRQVSLNAEAQSLDNVTLNVDGVAIVKIGSDPLFVRRAAERFASQDAAIEQFTTEQLEGALRGIVATLSVVELMRERKKFSDQIAADVSHELAEQGLILDSFQIKGITDSVGYIQSLGAPEIQAKRQAAEIAQTNADRAINQKIITNQEANLVEQTALDTNTANAAAGVGRARAEAEQAEQLARAQAEQAVLQQQAENKQAQLDADVKRVADAQRYEAETRAQAELYTRERSAEAAAIEQVKQAEARTRIAEQQAQADRARAAGEAAAAEAKATGDANALRAQADAEATARRLRSQAEADAIRAEGEARAAAVQAEAEAIASNQEAFLSQRVLEVLPSVMAEFAKGYSTIGNVSIIGSSGADGASEVVGGDSAKALRSVFDSVESATGLDLAGIIQGQAVGRGIGTGMAGAAAPAPQTTPSRQTANRGPAEDTTPDVSTDS, encoded by the coding sequence ATGGAGATCGCCGGAGTCGTCGGCATCCTGATCATCGTCGGTATCGCGGTCGTCGCCGCGGTCGTCATCGGCCTGGTCGCACTGCTGTTCGCACGCAGCTGGATCAAGGTCGCCCGGGCCGACGAGGCGTTGGTGATCTCGGGTCGCAAGCAGAAGGTGCAGAGCACGGTGCTGGCGGCCGACGGCTCGAGCTCGTCGGAGATGTCGGAATCGCCGGTCACGGTGATCGTCAACGGCAAGTCGCTCGTGAACCCCATCACCCAGCGTCACGAGATCATCTCGCTGCGCTCGCGTCAGGTGTCGCTGAACGCCGAGGCGCAGTCGCTCGACAACGTCACGCTGAACGTCGATGGGGTGGCGATCGTGAAGATCGGCTCCGACCCGCTGTTCGTCCGGCGCGCCGCGGAGCGCTTCGCGTCGCAGGACGCCGCGATCGAGCAGTTCACCACCGAACAGCTCGAGGGTGCGCTGCGAGGCATCGTCGCGACCCTGTCGGTCGTGGAGCTGATGCGCGAGCGCAAGAAGTTCTCCGACCAGATCGCCGCCGACGTCTCCCATGAGCTCGCCGAGCAGGGTCTCATCCTCGACTCGTTCCAGATCAAGGGCATCACCGACTCCGTGGGGTACATCCAGTCCCTCGGTGCCCCTGAGATCCAGGCCAAGCGCCAGGCGGCCGAGATCGCCCAGACGAACGCCGACCGTGCGATCAACCAGAAGATCATCACCAACCAGGAAGCGAACCTCGTCGAGCAGACGGCACTCGACACCAACACCGCCAACGCCGCAGCCGGGGTCGGTCGCGCGCGCGCCGAGGCCGAGCAGGCCGAGCAGCTCGCCCGCGCCCAGGCCGAGCAGGCCGTTCTGCAGCAGCAGGCCGAGAACAAGCAGGCCCAGCTCGACGCCGACGTCAAGCGCGTCGCCGACGCGCAGCGGTACGAGGCCGAGACCCGCGCCCAGGCCGAGCTCTACACCCGCGAGCGGTCGGCAGAGGCCGCCGCGATCGAGCAGGTGAAGCAGGCCGAGGCGCGCACGCGGATCGCCGAGCAGCAGGCGCAGGCCGACCGTGCCCGCGCCGCCGGCGAGGCGGCTGCGGCCGAAGCGAAGGCCACCGGTGACGCGAATGCGCTGCGCGCCCAGGCCGACGCCGAAGCGACGGCACGCCGCCTGCGGTCGCAGGCGGAAGCCGACGCGATCCGCGCTGAAGGTGAGGCACGCGCTGCGGCCGTGCAGGCCGAGGCCGAGGCCATCGCCTCGAACCAGGAGGCCTTCCTGTCGCAGCGGGTGCTCGAGGTGCTGCCGTCGGTCATGGCCGAGTTCGCCAAGGGCTACTCCACGATCGGCAACGTGTCGATCATCGGCAGCTCCGGCGCCGACGGTGCGTCCGAGGTCGTCGGCGGCGACAGCGCCAAGGCGCTGCGCTCGGTCTTCGACAGCGTCGAGTCTGCTACCGGTCTCGACCTGGCGGGCATCATCCAGGGCCAGGCGGTCGGCCGCGGGATCGGAACGGGGATGGCGGGGGCCGCCGCGCCCGCCCCGCAGACCACGCCGTCGCGCCAGACGGCGAACCGCGGACCCGCCGAAGACACCACCCCCGACGTGTCGACGGACAGCTGA
- a CDS encoding GNAT family N-acetyltransferase, with translation MSEDSTAGTPSGDGEPARPQHPDVALWRTATREDIDAIHGVFAAADAVDHPSWITPREEVADTFDLPHIDHARDTLVGFAEDGTAIAAGSSFLHPSRDEKLSVHLAGSVHPAWRRRGIGRELFAWQNARAEQQVAEAAAVASAELPSELKTYAEAVNVGHQALASAFGFAPERWFATMVRQRSAVPDITKPDGVEVVAYSSDREDDARMARNDAFRDHWGSLPSTPEGWRKFVGSEFFRPDLSRMVIDADGRIIAFCLVTVNRDDWEARGRSNAYIDLIGVVRDRRREGLAPLVISHALSAIADADIDEAILDVDTASSTGANTLYEGLGFVAEERSVALVRHP, from the coding sequence GTGAGCGAGGACAGCACAGCCGGAACCCCGTCTGGCGATGGCGAGCCGGCGCGGCCGCAGCATCCGGATGTGGCGCTCTGGCGGACCGCCACCCGCGAGGACATCGATGCCATCCACGGGGTGTTCGCGGCGGCGGACGCCGTCGATCACCCGTCGTGGATCACCCCCCGCGAGGAGGTGGCCGACACGTTCGACCTGCCGCACATCGATCACGCCCGTGACACCCTCGTCGGATTCGCCGAGGACGGCACGGCGATCGCCGCCGGGAGTTCGTTCCTCCACCCCTCGCGGGATGAGAAGCTCAGCGTCCACCTCGCGGGCTCGGTGCATCCCGCGTGGCGCCGGCGCGGCATCGGCCGTGAGCTGTTCGCCTGGCAGAACGCGCGCGCGGAGCAGCAGGTCGCCGAGGCCGCTGCGGTGGCGAGTGCGGAGCTGCCCTCTGAGCTGAAGACGTACGCAGAGGCGGTCAACGTCGGTCATCAGGCCCTCGCCTCCGCGTTCGGCTTCGCTCCGGAACGATGGTTCGCCACCATGGTGCGCCAGCGGTCGGCCGTGCCCGACATCACGAAGCCCGACGGCGTCGAGGTCGTCGCGTACTCCAGCGACCGGGAGGACGATGCGCGCATGGCGCGCAACGACGCCTTCCGTGACCACTGGGGCAGCCTCCCCTCGACACCGGAAGGGTGGCGGAAGTTCGTCGGCAGCGAGTTCTTCCGTCCGGATCTGTCACGGATGGTGATCGACGCCGACGGGCGGATCATCGCCTTCTGCCTGGTCACCGTGAACCGCGACGACTGGGAGGCCCGCGGGCGCAGCAACGCCTACATCGACCTCATCGGCGTGGTGCGCGACCGGCGGCGTGAAGGGCTTGCACCGCTCGTCATCTCCCATGCGCTGAGCGCGATCGCCGACGCCGACATCGACGAGGCGATCCTCGACGTCGACACCGCGAGCTCGACCGGAGCGAACACGCTCTACGAGGGCCTCGGCTTCGTCGCCGAGGAGCGTTCCGTCGCCCTCGTCCGGCACCCCTAG
- a CDS encoding 2TM domain-containing protein gives MTDQGDLRTRAVQRLKAKQHFWSALITWVVLSAMFIVIWLATGMGGFWPVWPIAGIAVGVAFTGIRAFGPVNTGPNEEQIQSEMRRLS, from the coding sequence ATGACGGACCAGGGCGATCTCAGGACGCGCGCCGTGCAGCGGCTCAAGGCGAAGCAGCACTTCTGGTCTGCCCTCATCACGTGGGTCGTCCTCTCCGCGATGTTCATCGTGATCTGGCTCGCGACCGGCATGGGCGGCTTCTGGCCCGTCTGGCCGATCGCCGGCATCGCGGTCGGCGTCGCATTCACCGGCATCCGTGCGTTCGGTCCAGTCAACACGGGTCCGAACGAGGAGCAGATCCAGTCGGAGATGCGCCGCCTCTCCTGA
- a CDS encoding alpha/beta fold hydrolase, with product MGVLRRPGADLVYDVLGDDGPWVVQLHGLTSSRRRDDLLGLGVSHALTAQRVLRYDARGHGASTGDVAEESYRWDRLADDLLALLDAIAPGEHVHGVGPSMGTGTLLHAAVREPQRFASLALLVPPTAGATRKAQADAYRRNADLVERHGIDALATMGSATPVPPTLSDAPPTTPDVPERLLPAVLRGAASTDLPNEAVLRTVSMPSLVLGWVDDPAHPLSTARLLHDVLPNSRMAIARTPRDVLAWPGLVRAHLGSNG from the coding sequence GTGGGGGTGCTGAGACGACCCGGAGCCGATCTCGTCTACGACGTGCTGGGCGACGACGGTCCGTGGGTGGTGCAGCTGCACGGACTGACGTCGTCGCGCCGCCGGGACGACCTCCTCGGCTTGGGGGTCAGCCATGCCCTGACCGCGCAGCGCGTTCTCCGTTACGACGCCCGTGGACACGGCGCGAGCACCGGCGACGTCGCCGAGGAGTCCTATCGGTGGGACCGCCTCGCCGACGACCTCCTCGCTCTCCTCGACGCGATCGCTCCGGGTGAGCACGTACACGGCGTCGGGCCGTCCATGGGCACGGGCACTCTCCTGCACGCGGCCGTGCGTGAGCCGCAGCGTTTCGCCTCACTGGCCCTCCTCGTGCCTCCCACGGCGGGCGCGACGCGCAAGGCTCAGGCCGATGCCTATCGGAGGAACGCCGACCTGGTGGAGCGTCATGGAATCGACGCGCTCGCCACGATGGGCAGCGCGACCCCCGTCCCGCCCACGCTCAGCGACGCGCCGCCGACGACGCCCGACGTTCCCGAGAGATTGCTACCCGCCGTGCTGCGTGGTGCGGCATCGACCGACCTCCCGAACGAAGCGGTGCTCCGGACCGTGTCGATGCCGTCGCTCGTGCTGGGGTGGGTGGACGACCCGGCCCACCCGCTCAGCACTGCTCGACTGCTGCACGACGTGCTCCCGAACTCGCGGATGGCGATCGCCCGAACGCCTCGCGACGTCCTCGCCTGGCCCGGTCTCGTCCGGGCGCACCTGGGCAGCAACGGATGA
- a CDS encoding glutamate decarboxylase: MLHSRKSLRDELLDEIFASPYAATTLPKYRIPDDEHLPDRAHQIVVDELMLDGNSRQNLATFCQTWLEPQIQDIMARSIDKNMVDKDEYPQTAAIEERCVHIIADLWNSPDAADTMGTSTTGSSEAAMLGGMALLWKWRERRRAAGQPTDRPNLVTGPVQVCWHKFARYWDVELREVPMAEDRLLMTPEEALARVDENTIGVVPTLGVTFTGAYEPVSAISDALDRLQRDTGLDVPMHVDAASGGFLAPFVTPDLVWDFRLPRVKSINASGHKFGLAPLGVGWIIWRDAADLPKDLIFDVNYLGGNMPSFALNFSRPAGQVVAQYYLLLRLGREGYRRVQQSCYDTAQHLAAEIAALGPFEVIHDGSPAGGIPAISWRLKAGQEAPFTLFDLADRLRTRGWLVPAYSLPADCENTVVQRILVRHGFGRDEASLLMDDYRAAIAHFGTHPITVPMSEEEAGSFHH; the protein is encoded by the coding sequence GTGCTTCACAGTCGGAAATCGCTTCGCGATGAATTGCTGGATGAGATCTTCGCCTCGCCCTATGCCGCGACCACGCTGCCGAAGTACCGGATCCCCGACGACGAGCACCTGCCCGACCGGGCGCATCAGATCGTGGTGGACGAGCTGATGCTCGACGGCAACTCACGGCAGAACCTGGCGACCTTCTGCCAGACCTGGCTCGAGCCGCAGATCCAGGACATCATGGCGCGGTCGATCGACAAGAACATGGTCGACAAGGACGAGTACCCCCAGACGGCGGCGATCGAGGAGCGCTGTGTGCACATCATCGCCGACCTGTGGAACTCGCCCGATGCCGCCGACACCATGGGGACGTCCACGACAGGTTCCAGCGAGGCGGCGATGCTCGGCGGGATGGCGCTGCTGTGGAAGTGGCGCGAGCGCCGTCGCGCCGCGGGCCAGCCGACCGACCGGCCGAACCTCGTCACCGGGCCCGTGCAGGTGTGCTGGCACAAGTTCGCTCGGTACTGGGACGTCGAGCTCCGAGAGGTCCCGATGGCGGAGGACCGGCTGCTGATGACCCCCGAGGAGGCCCTGGCCCGCGTCGATGAGAACACGATCGGTGTCGTCCCGACCCTCGGAGTCACCTTCACCGGCGCGTACGAGCCGGTCAGCGCCATCAGCGACGCGCTCGACCGGCTCCAGCGCGACACCGGCCTGGATGTCCCGATGCACGTCGACGCCGCCAGTGGCGGGTTCCTCGCCCCGTTCGTCACTCCCGACCTGGTCTGGGACTTCCGCCTGCCGCGGGTGAAGTCCATCAACGCCAGCGGTCACAAGTTCGGGCTCGCGCCGCTGGGTGTCGGGTGGATCATCTGGCGCGACGCCGCCGATCTGCCGAAGGACCTGATCTTCGACGTGAACTACCTCGGCGGCAACATGCCGAGCTTCGCGCTGAACTTCTCCCGGCCCGCCGGGCAGGTCGTCGCCCAGTACTACCTGCTGCTCCGCCTGGGGCGGGAGGGATACCGCCGGGTGCAGCAGTCCTGTTACGACACCGCGCAGCACCTCGCCGCCGAGATCGCCGCGCTGGGCCCGTTCGAGGTCATCCACGACGGGTCGCCGGCCGGCGGCATCCCTGCGATCTCCTGGCGGCTGAAAGCCGGACAGGAGGCGCCCTTCACCCTCTTCGACCTGGCCGACAGGCTGCGCACGCGTGGGTGGCTGGTCCCGGCCTACTCGCTCCCCGCCGACTGCGAGAACACTGTGGTGCAGCGCATCCTCGTCCGCCACGGCTTCGGACGCGACGAGGCGTCACTGCTGATGGACGACTATCGCGCGGCCATCGCGCACTTCGGCACTCACCCGATCACGGTGCCCATGTCGGAGGAGGAGGCGGGCAGCTTCCACCACTAG
- a CDS encoding condensation domain-containing protein codes for MRLTSVTRMHLPPGRLHTHVVRTAGPLGRRLPVSFDQRRHVSEGARPASWMAVAFRLPDDIDRDLLGHAWMRVVARHGTLRTVFVADDESTGRGLALHEVDVVAEGWTSAHGGEMSATTEHVRRLVRDVFDEVCSPFAQPSHRLCLVEPADGAAATVIIGADHSHVDMLSWQVLVRDLLAAAVDIREGVEEPPIPAPAFADHTAELAAMPSAPATIIERWRRVLDAEGGTMPTFPLPLGDVSRPGPAHVEVHDVLDAATLARFDARAAALGVRPIALAVSVLTSATARVAGGAPLRAVFPVHSRHERRWHDAVGWFITNAVLESADPDPDACAAAVRDAVALGSYPLAPILAPYGGMPMGPGMFALSWLDARRLPIRADPTWEVQHVSAAVDVDGVMAWFTVTDHGLQMRCRFPQTAEAETNVDRWSQAVVTGLRAAAE; via the coding sequence ATGCGGCTCACCTCGGTCACCCGGATGCACCTGCCGCCCGGAAGGCTGCACACCCACGTCGTGCGGACTGCCGGTCCCCTCGGGCGACGCCTGCCGGTGTCGTTCGACCAACGGCGGCATGTGTCGGAGGGCGCTCGACCGGCATCCTGGATGGCCGTCGCCTTCCGTCTGCCCGACGACATCGACCGCGACCTGCTCGGACACGCATGGATGCGGGTCGTCGCCCGCCACGGCACCCTCCGGACCGTGTTCGTCGCCGACGACGAGTCGACCGGACGCGGATTGGCTCTTCATGAGGTCGACGTCGTCGCCGAAGGCTGGACGTCGGCTCATGGGGGCGAGATGAGTGCGACAACCGAGCACGTGCGGAGGCTGGTGCGAGACGTCTTCGACGAGGTGTGCTCCCCCTTCGCACAGCCTTCTCACCGGCTCTGCCTCGTCGAGCCGGCGGACGGGGCTGCCGCCACCGTGATCATCGGGGCCGATCACTCCCACGTCGACATGCTGTCGTGGCAAGTGCTGGTGCGCGATCTGCTCGCGGCGGCGGTCGATATCCGCGAGGGGGTCGAAGAGCCCCCCATCCCGGCACCGGCTTTCGCAGACCACACCGCCGAACTCGCGGCCATGCCGTCCGCACCGGCCACGATCATCGAGCGGTGGAGGCGGGTTCTCGACGCCGAGGGCGGAACCATGCCGACGTTCCCCCTTCCGCTCGGCGATGTGTCCCGGCCGGGTCCCGCGCACGTGGAGGTGCACGATGTGCTCGATGCGGCGACGCTTGCACGCTTCGACGCCCGCGCCGCCGCGCTCGGGGTCCGCCCGATCGCACTCGCGGTGTCTGTCCTCACATCCGCCACGGCGCGTGTCGCCGGCGGTGCGCCGTTGCGCGCTGTGTTCCCTGTGCACAGCCGACACGAACGCCGATGGCATGATGCGGTCGGCTGGTTCATCACCAACGCCGTCCTGGAATCCGCCGACCCCGATCCGGACGCCTGCGCGGCAGCGGTCCGCGACGCCGTCGCCCTGGGCTCGTATCCGCTTGCGCCGATCCTCGCGCCGTACGGCGGCATGCCGATGGGTCCCGGGATGTTCGCCCTCTCCTGGCTCGACGCCCGCCGGCTGCCGATACGCGCCGACCCCACCTGGGAGGTTCAGCACGTGTCCGCCGCGGTCGACGTCGACGGAGTGATGGCCTGGTTCACCGTGACCGATCATGGCCTGCAGATGCGGTGTCGCTTCCCTCAGACGGCCGAGGCCGAGACGAACGTGGACCGCTGGTCACAAGCCGTGGTGACGGGGCTGCGTGCTGCCGCGGAATGA